A window of the Scleropages formosus chromosome 21, fSclFor1.1, whole genome shotgun sequence genome harbors these coding sequences:
- the vhll gene encoding von Hippel-Lindau-like protein: protein MAGSRRDVTPPLRSLSSDEPTYVDFVNESRRPARAWWLNFCGRPVSYGDIEPGGSMKMNTFLTHPWIFRTSECRSRLRVNTQDVFFPSSAVYEDGYPVYVKVCITSPVYSLKDCCTTVIRKKVKKEDFVKLEIPECLQKDLAKTPNLLEELKILNLHFRANDQ, encoded by the exons ATGGCTGGCAGTAGGCGAGACGTGACACCTCCGCTGAGGTCCCTCAGTTCGGACGAGCCCACGTACGTGGACTTCGTGAACGAGTCCCGACGGCCGGCGCGCGCTTGGTGGCTCAACTTTTGCGGACGACCCGTGTCGTACGGTGACATAGAACCGGGCGGATCgatgaaaatgaacacattccTAA CTCATCCGTGGATCTTCAGAACCTCTGAATGTCGATCGAGACTTCGAGTGAACACACAGGACGTGTTCTTCCCATCTTCAGCGGTGTATGAGGACGGGTACCCGGTGTACGTGAAGGTGTGCATCACCTCCCCCG TTTATTCCTTAAAGGATTGTTGCACCACGGTGATCCGTAAAAAGGTGAAAAAGGAGGATTTTGTCAAACTCGAGATTCCAGAATGTCTCCAGAAAGACCTTGCCAAGACTCCGAACCTACTGGAGGAATTAAAGATCCTCAACTTGCATTTTAGAGCCAATGATCAGTGA
- the LOC108920817 gene encoding inner nuclear membrane protein Man1-like, with amino-acid sequence MAAAQLTDEELVAELKRLGFTPGPVTESTRPVYLKKLKKLREEQQQRRTRSNKARYSSGSINNNSGSSTTSTTTTTTTTSRSNTAARASAFGTRPVGDDVTHLERHGRESGGGGTYCASPPSQRAASVGTGKFVLGFSSDESDVEVNLKKDSNHSRGGRDRRECGRQPQQPLLLRLRSGPEETPQVGRRSSGAELSGGAGNFSSPQLLDARHAAAAAAGSGLAWWDERVRRASGSPGRSSFGENEELEAAAAHRTRWGLSCSHGVSGSLGSAVIPPPVDYSDSDEEGVPSPKDAHRERRPPLRRSLPKTAPLSHENAARVGILRAGTSGVDDPVTRRTGGDVAAGATECEDGVPGCRRAMSPSDGLRNRSSPVRPGISSHAVDVEGTSSGSSVHSNNHIHGEGPGARSRYSAFGSLSSRYLSGNSGNAERGRVSGATALKQKLAAPEDELLQQFKREEEASATGGFSAHYLSMVLLTTACLFFILLGLMYLRMRGSGVSESHATIKSHPFGIDFDTSHTDKERDTILGVLHHLHNHLAKIAGEHDCGDYSQHSNRSLSLSEVSEFLMLRGTDYMDFVSIALDWIIRAGEDVGIRLIGNDSEIPVTDVSQVTRLESTHPRMSFICRFRRALFTVIHRVLLLLAGVGVVWGVLYYMKYRWKKEEVETRQMYDMVERIIDVLRSHSEACQESPDLQPYLPIPHVRDSLIQPQDRKRMKKVWDRAVAFLSANESRIRTETQRIGGADFLVWRWIQPALTCNKISSTPSKVWQGKAFPLDRRNSPPNSLTPCLKIRNMFDPVMEVGENWDLAIHEAILEKCSDNDGIVHIAVDKSSREGCVYVKCLTAEHAGKAFKALHGSWFDGKLVTVKYLRLDRYHQRFPQALGCSTPLKPSSKHMSTLSHLRLQPKSDSHLSFS; translated from the exons ATGGCGGCTGCACAGTTAACGGATGAGGAGCTCGTCGCGGAGTTGAAGCGCCTTGGCTTCACTCCAGGTCCGGTTACTGAGAGCACGCGGCCCGTTTACTTGAAAAAGCTCAAGAAACTTcgggaagagcagcagcagagaaggACCAGGTCGAACAAGGCGCGCTACAGTTCCGGCAGcatcaacaacaacagcggcagcagcacgaccagtactactactactactactactactagtcgCAGCAACACGGCGGCGCGAGCTTCGGCGTTCGGAACCAGGCCAGTAGGCGATGACGTCACACACCTGGAGCGGCACGGGCGCGAGAGCGGTGGCGGCGGGACCTACTGCGCTTCCCCGCCGAGCCAAAGAGCAGCTTCTGTCGGAACAGGCAAGTTCGTTCTGGGCTTCAGCTCGGACGAGTCCGATGTGGAAGTGAACCTCAAAAAAGACTCGAACCACAGCCGCGGCGGGAGAGACCGGCGAGAGTGTGGCCGTCAGCCTCAGCAGCCCCTTCTTCTCCGGCTGCGTTCCGGGCCTGAAGAAACGCCTCAGGTCGGTCGCAGGAGCTCAGGAGCGGAGCTCAGTGGCGGAGCTGGAAATTTCTCTTCGCCTCAGCTGTTGGACGCCAgacacgctgctgctgctgctgctggctctGGTCTTGCGTGGTGGGATGAACGGGTCAGACGTGCCTCGGGGAGCCCCGGCAGGAGTAGCTTCGGAGAGAACGAGGAACttgaggcggcggcggcgcacAGGACCCGCTGGGGGCTCAGCTGCAGCCACGGTGTCTCGGGCTCCTTGGGCAGCGCCGTCATCCCTCCTCCGGTGGACTACTCGGACTCGGACGAGGAGGGGGTCCCGTCTCCGAAGGACGCGCACCGAGAGCGCCGCCCGCCGCTCAGACGTAGTCTCCCGAAGACAGCGCCCCTGTCCCACGAAAACGCCGCTAGGGTAGGCATCCTTCGGGCTGGGACGTCGGGAGTCGATGACCCCGTGACCCGCAGGACCGGAGGAGACGTGGCTGCGGGTGCAACGGAGTGCGAGGACGGGGTGCCGGGTTGCAGGAGGGCGATGTCTCCGAGCGATGGCTTGCGGAACCGCAGCTCTCCTGTGAGACCGGGCATCTCCTCCCACGCTGTGGATGTGGAAGGCACCAGTAGCGGGTCCTCTGTCCACAGCAACAACCACATCCACGGCGAGGGCCCCGGAGCCAGATCGCGGTACTCTGCCTTTGGCAGCCTGTCCTCCAGGTACCTGTCTGGAAATTCGGGCAACGCGGAGCGAGGCCGTGTCTCCGGCGCGACGGCTCTCAAGCAGAAACTTGCAGCTCCCGAAGACGAGCTGCTTCAGCAGTTCAAGCGCGAGGAGGAGGCGTCGGCCACTGGTGGCTTCAGCGCCCACTACCTGTCCATGGTCCTGCTCACCACCGCCTgcctcttcttcatcctcctcgGCCTCATGTACCTCAGGATGCGGGGTTCCGGAGTCTCAGAGTCACACGCTACCA TTAAGAGCCACCCATTTGGGATTGACTTTGACACGTCCCAT acagacaaagaaagagacaCTATACTCGGAGTGTTGCACCACCTCCACAACCACTTGGCAAAGATCGCCG GTGAACATGACTGTGGGGATTACAGTCAACATTCAAACAGAAGTCTCTCTCTCAGTGAGGTCTCAGAGTTTTTAATG CTTCGTGGTACAGACTACATGGACTTTGTGAGCATTGCCTTGGACTGGATTATCAGAGCAGGGGAGGATGTAGGAATAAG GTTGATAGGCAATGACAGTGAGATACCCGTGACAGATGTGTCCCAGGTCACACGCCTTGAGTCCACGCACCCCAGGATGTCCTTCATCTGCCGCTTTCGCCGGGCCCTCTTCACAGTCATCCATCGGGTCCTGCTCCTCCTGGCAG GTGTTGGGGTAGTGTGGGGGGTCTTGTATTACATGAAGTACCgctggaagaaggaggaggtggagacAAGGCAGATGTATGACATGGTGGAGAGAATCATCG ATGTGCTGCGAAGCCACAGTGAAGCATGTCAGGAGAGTCCAGACCTGCAGCCTTACCTGCCCATCCCGCATGTGCGTGACTCTCTGATTCAGCCCCAGGACAG gaagaggatgaagaaggTGTGGGACCGTGCTGTAGCCTTTCTCTCCGCCAATGAGTCTCGCATCCGGACAGAGACGCAGAGGATTGGAGGTGCAGACTTCTTAGTCTGGAGGTGGATCCAACCAGCCCTCACCTGCAATAAAATATCAAGCACACCTTCAAAAGTGTGGCAGGGCAAAG CATTTCCGCTGGATCGGAGGAACTCTCCACCAAACAGCTTGACGCCATGTCTGAAGATTCGCAATATGTTTGACCCTGTAAT GGAGGTTGGGGAAAATTGGGATTTGGCCATTCATGAAGCCATTCTGGAGAAGTGCAGTGACAATGATGGAATTGTCCACATTGCTGTTGACAAAAGCTCACGTGAG GGCTGCGTGTATGTAAAGTGTCTGACGGCTGAACATGCTGGGAAGGCATTTAAGGCGCTTCATGGATCTTGGTTTGATG GCAAACTGGTGACTGTGAAGTACCTCCGCCTGGACCGATACCACCAGCGTTTCCCCCAGGCTCTGGGCTGCAGTACACCCCTCAAGCCCTCAAGCAAGCACATGAGCACACTGTCTCACCTGCGGCTCCAGCCCAAAAGCGACAGCCATCTGAGCTTCTCCTGA
- the LOC108920857 gene encoding methionine-R-sulfoxide reductase B3-like has protein sequence MAALLPALGCAPLRLLVRRTVRTWQLQAPGFGLSAHLLGKGRSGWPLEFSQEELRQRLTPMQFHVTQEAGTERPFEGEFTDHKEEGTYTCVVCRSPLFSSDKKFDSRSGWPSFFDLLNEDSITLTPDSSYGMHRVETSCSQCGAHLGHVFDDGPRPTGKRYCINSAALSFCPKDGREAPGKE, from the exons ATGGCTGCTCTACTCCCGGCTCTGGGCTGCGCGCCTCTGCGTCTGCTCGTGAGGCGCACTGTGAGGACTTGGCAGCTCCAGGCCCCTGGCTTTGGACTTTCTGCGCATCTTCTAG GCAAGGGCAGGAGTGGCTGGCCACTGGAGTTTTCGCAGGAGGAGCTGCGGCAGCGTCTCACCCCCATGCAGTTCCATGTGACCCAGGAGGCTGGCACTGAGAG GCCCTTTGAGGGGGAGTTCACTGATCACAAGGAGGAGGGGACCTATACATGTGTTGTGTGTAGGTCGCCTTTGTTCAG CTCTGATAAGAAGTTTGACTCCCGTTCAG GATGGCCCTCGTTCTTTGATCTGCTCAATGAGGATTCTATCACTTTAACACCAGACTCATCGTACGGTATGCACAGAGTGGAGACCAGCTGTAGTCAG TGTGGTGCCCACCTTGGACACGTGTTTGATGATGGCCCTCGGCCAACGGGGAAGCGCTACTGCATCAACTCTGCCGCTTTATCCTTCTGTCCCAAAGATGGGAGAGAAGCACCTGGGAAGGAGTAG